A stretch of Brassica rapa cultivar Chiifu-401-42 chromosome A08, CAAS_Brap_v3.01, whole genome shotgun sequence DNA encodes these proteins:
- the LOC103834983 gene encoding disease resistance protein RRS1 isoform X2, translating to MDSSLYLICSWVAAISFLTILATLLFMVYKKNRSVTASFSPPNWKHQSYCEPSLHLVEMEPSLDSDEGNMDNCEPEQRLEAFISRFNSELRKQRQEHIITNEDLKEKLYTSERASQGSSSGGLPAVYIYCANTLQYSFASHLSMGFHRKGIYASANSNETLDVMEGASASVVVFSKNYLSSPSCLDKLVRVLQCRRKSGQLVVPVFYDVSPSNVEVQEQESVDRISALQELREFTGYQFREGCSECELVEEIVKDVYEKLLPAEQIGISLRLLEIEHLLCKQPWGIRRLGIWGMPGIGKTTLAKAVFDQISGGYEAFFFIKHFDKAFNEKGLHCLLEEHFGNILMDLPRVCSSITRPSFPGDILSKKRTLVVLDDVQNPLVAESFLGGFHWFGPGSLIIITSRDKQVFRHCQINHVYEVQSLNENEALQLFSHHAIGENIREKKFMKLSMEVIDYASGNPLALSYYGKELKGKKLSEMRTTFLKHKLRTPYKIQDLFKRSYEALNDSEKNIFLDIACFFKGENVDYVMQLLEGCGFLPHIGIDVLVEKCLVTISENRVKMHRIIQDFGREIINGEVVQIERRRRLWEPWTIKFLLEDDKLKANVKSTYTRPLGTVDIEGIFLDASNLSFDVKSGAFKHMLSLRFLKIYCSSYEKDSRVLLPKGLDSLPYELRLLHWENYPLKSLPQKFDPCHLVELNLSYSQLQKLWGGTKNLKMLKVVRLCHSQQLTDINDLCKAQDLELLDLQGCTQLQSFPAMGQLRLLRVVNLSGCTEIRSFPEVSPNIKELHLQGTGIRELPVSTVTLSSQVKLNRELSNLLTEFPGVSDVINHERLTSLIKPVSANQHLGKLVRLNMKDCVHLTSLPDMADLELLQVLDLSGCSNLNDIQGFPRNLEELYLAGTAIKEFPQLPLSLEILNAHGCVSLISIPIGFEQLPRYYTFSNCFGLSEKVVNIFVKNALTNVERLAREYHQQQKLNKSLAFSFIGPSPAGENLTFDMQPGSSVIIQLGSSWRDTLGVAVLVQVTFSKDYCEASGGFNVTCVCRWKDKDYVSHKREKDFHCWPPEEEGVSKDHTFVFCDLDIHPGACEENDTGILADLVVFEFFTVNKQKKLLDESCTVTKCGVYVITAADRDTSPNMTPSFDYLQELSDNDARNVYDGLDEDERTLFLYIACLFNDEEAYLLAPLSNGLEISSGIKILTDKSLIHISPYGVLVREGLLQKIGMEMINRRRQAQALTNLADIAGVDSRKWDNNANMIENLPHSFKMHSSMCLALKKLVDRVMKIFPEIEAARPGSSTAIQPLNEALEKAKLLLQYCSESSKLYMAVTGDDILTRGSRSKKLLEQSLADIRTMVPTALAIQILEVLQDLKSTELSLESSEEEAGKDIRELMRQSTSSSVSSDEIRDFHFAALKLQLSTPEAVAVERRSLKSLYGKLGECEGNKRQILKYLLCLLKKHEKIIWRDHKDNSLTLHQSSNDSVCAGVADAGCSEEYNATLPEHFKCPLSLTVMYDPVIISSGHTFERMSIQKWFECNDSCPVSKRILDDFTLQSNVAMKDQISKWCSKKGLDVQDPAMKHVNASHNLDFSIPSFSSPLYNISDLSCFRSSDISSSFSTESETEIRDSTHSEWEIEPLCELSKLPWNAQVKVVQDVRSLFEQDSKAARSMSPSKFIEPLVTFLKNAHERNGTDVVKDGLELLLTFLSGNRRAIDSLGEEVFEMLCVFLGSELVAEETLNVLEVLSNHPHSLSKITSTGSLSCLLKIAESGAENLQEQAMITLKKLCSSNEICLEMVSLGFVQKLTSFLQQNVFSKHSIIMLKNLCNTEKGRVCVTETPGCLASISDLLDSNVSEEVENAISILLQLCVEKIEYCYLVVREGLNIYSSLLLISNNGTEEAKVGASELLRALEEVEEVEEEEESSTPQEEATTSQLQNLSYWKQMFPRS from the exons ATGGATTCTTCACTTTATCTAATTTGTAGCTGGGTTGCTGCAATCAGTTTCCTCACGATTTTGGCTACGTTGTTGTTTatggtttacaaaaaaaacagatccgTAACTGCTTCTTTTTCACCTCCCAATTGGAAACACCAAAGCTACTGCGAACCGAGTCTACACTTAGTTGAGATGGAACCGAGTCTAGACTCAGATGAAGGGAACATGGACAACTGTGAACCAGAGCAGAGGCTGGAAGCGTTTATTTCACGGTTTAACTCGGAACTTAGGAAACAGAGGCAAGAGCATATCATCACAAACGAAGATTTAAAG GAAAAATTATATACAAGTGAAAGAGCTTCCCAAGGATCATCTAGTGGAGGACTACCCGCGGTCTACATTTATTGCGCAAATACATTACAGTACTCCTTCGCTAGCCACCTCTCCATGGGTTTCCACAGAAAAGGCATATATGCATCTGCAAATAGCAATGAGACTCTGGATGTGATGGAGGGAGCTAGCGCTTCTGTGGTGGTTTTTTCGAAGAACTACTTGTCCTCCCCCTCATGCCTGGATAAGCTCGTGAGGGTTCTTCAGTGCAGGAGGAAAAGCGGCCAGCTGGTGGTTCCAGTGTTCTATGACGTCAGTCCATCTAATGTGGAGGTGCAGGAGCAAGAGTCAGTTGATCGGATAAGCGCGCTCCAAGAGCTGAGAGAATTCACAGGCTACCAGTTTAG AGAGGGATGCAGTGAGTGCGAACTCGTGGAAGAGATTGTTAAAGATGTCTATGAAAAACTCCTTCCCGCGGAACAAATAGGAATCAGCTTAAGGCTCCTAGAGATAGAACACTTGCTTTGCAAACAGCCATGGGGTATCCGTCGCTTAGGAATCTGGGGTATGCCCGGCATAGGCAAGACAACACTTGCTAAAGCAGTTTTTGATCAGATCTCTGGAGGCTATGAagctttttttttcatcaaacaCTTTGACAAAGCTTTCAACGAGAAGGGACTTCACTGTTTGTTGGAGGAACATTTTGGGAACATTTTGATGGACTTGCCTCGCGTATGCAGTAGCATTACAAGACCTAGCTTCCCCGGGGATATATTAAGCAAGAAGAGAACTCTTGTTGTTCTTGATGATGTGCAAAATCCTTTAGTTGCCGAGTCTTTTCTCGGTGGGTTTCATTGGTTTGGTCCGGGAAGCCTAATTATCATAACCTCCAGAGATAAGCAAGTTTTCCGCCATTGTCAAATCAATCACGTGTATGAGGTTCAGAGCTTAAATGAGAATGAGGCTCTGCAGCTATTCTCTCACCATGCTATTGGAGAaaatataagagaaaaaaaattcatgaaACTATCAATGGAAGTGATTGACTATGCTAGTGGAAATCCATTAGCTCTCAGCTATTACGGAAAAGAGCTCAAGGGAAAGAAACTGTCAGAAATGAGGACCACATTCCTCAAACACAAGCTACGTACGCCATATAAGATTCAAGACTTATTCAagagaagctatgaagcacttAATGACAGCGAGAAGAACATTTTTCTGGACATTGCTTGTTTTTTCAAGGGAGAAAATGTTGACTATGTGATGCAACTGCTTGAGGGGTGTGGATTTCTACCACATATTGGGATTGATGTTCTTGTGGAGAAGTGTCTGGTTACTATTTCAGAAAACAGAGTGAAAATGCATAGAATAATTCAAGACTTCGGCAGAGAAATAATCAACGGAGAAGTAGTACAGATCGAGCGGCGTCGCAGACTATGGGAACCTTGGACCATCAAATTTCTACTTGAAGATGACAAACTCAAAGCAAACGTCAAATCAACCTATACACGTCCTCTG GGCACTGTAGACATAGAAGGCATATTTCTAGACGCATCGAACTTAAGCTTTGATGTGAAGTCTGGTGCTTTTAAGCATATGCTAAGCCTTAGATTCCTGAAGATTTATTGTTCCAGTTATGAAAAAGATAGTAGAGTCCTCCTTCCCAAAGGACTTGATTCTCTGCCGTATGAGCTAAGACTCCTCCACTGGGAGAACTATCCTTTGAAATCCTTGCCACAAAAATTTGACCCATGCCACCTTGTTGAACTCAATTTGTCTTACAGTCAGCTTCAGAAACTTTGGGGAGGAACTAAG aaTCTCAAGATGCTGAAGGTGGTCAGGCTGTGTCATTCCCAGCAGCTAACTGATATTAACGATCTTTGTAAAGCTCAAGATCTCGAGCTATTAGATCTCCAAGGGTGTACACAATTGCAGAGTTTTCCAGCCATGGGTCAGTTGCGGCTTCTCAGAGTTGTGAACCTTTCAGGTTGCACAGAGATCAGAAGCTTCCCAGAGGTTTCACCAAATATTAAGGAACTACATCTACAAGGAACTGGTATCAGAGAACTCCCAGTATCCACTGTGACCCTCTCCTCGCAAGTTAAGCTGAACAGAGAGCTTTCCAATCTTCTAACAGAATTCCCGGGAGTTTCAGATGTTATAAACCATGAGCGACTAACAAGCCTGATCAAACCCGTGTCAGCTAATCAACATCTTGGTAAACTTGTTCGCCTGAATATGAAAGATTGTGTTCATTTGACAAGTCTGCCTGACATGGCTGATTTAGAATTACTTCAAGTTCTTGATCTCTCTGGATGCTCAAATCTCAACGATATTCAGGGTTTCCCACGAAACCTGGAAGAATTATATCTTGCTGGGACGGCCATAAAAGAATTTCCACAGCTTCCCTTGAGTCTTGAAATCTTGAATGCACATGGTTGTGTGTCTCTTATATCAATTCCTATCGGTTTCGAGCAGCTTCCTAGGTACTACACATTCAGTAACTGTTTTGGTCTTTCGGAAAAAGTGGTCAACATTTTTGTAAAGAATGCTTTGACTAATGTTGAGCGCCTCGCAAGGGAGTATCATCAACAACAGAAACTCAACAAATCTCTAGCTTTCAGCTTCATTGGGCCTTCACCTGCAGGGGAAAATCTAACATTTGATATGCAACCAGGATCTTCTGTGATTATACAACTGGGCTCTTCTTGGAGAGATACGCTTGGAGTTGCCGTATTAGTACAAGTTACATTTTCGAAGGATTACTGCGAGGCTAGTGGTGGTTTTAACGTTACTTGTGTTTGCAGATGGAAAGATAAGGATTATGTCTCTCATAAGCGAGAAAAAGACTTCCATTGTTGGCCTCCAGAGGAAGAAGGTGTTTCAAAGGACCACACGTTCGTCTTCTGTGATCTCGATATTCATCCTGGTGCCTGTGAAGAAAATGATACCGGCATATTAGCTGATCTTGTCGTATTTGAGTTCTTTACTGTgaacaagcagaagaagctaTTAGATGAGAGTTGTACTGTGACGAAATGTGGAGTATATGTGATAACTGCTGCAGATCGAGATACAAGCCCTAACATGACTCCATCATTTGATTACCTGCAGGAGCTTTCTGATAATGATGCTCGAAACGTATATGATGGCTTAGACGAGGATGAAAGAACTTTATTTCTTTACATTGCGTGTCTGTTCAATGATGAGGAAGCTTATTTGTTGGCACCACTTAGCAATGGCTTGGAAATTAGTTCTGGGATCAAGATCTTAACCGATAAGTCTCTCATACATATATCTCCATACGGTGTTTTAGTACGAGAAGGCTTACTTCAGAAAATAGGTATGGAGATGATCAATAGACGGAGACAGGCGCAAGCTTTGACCAATTTAGCAGATATAGCCGGAGTGGATTCTCGGAAGTG GGATAATAACGCTAACATGATAGAGAACTTGCCTCACTCCTTCAAG ATGCACTCTTCAATGTGCTTAGCCTTGAAGAAATTAGTTGATAGAGTCATGAAAATATTTCCTGAAATAGAAGCTGCTAGACCCGGATCTTCCACAGCGATACAGCCTCTCAACGAAGCTTTGGAGAAAGCTAAGCTGCTTCTTCAATACTGCAGTGAATCCAGTAAACTCTACATG GCAGTAACAGGAGATGATATACTCACAAGAGGTTCTAGATCCAAAAAGTTATTAGAACAAAGCTTAGCTGACATCAGAACCATGGTTCCTACTGCTTTGGCTATCCAG ATACTTGAGGTTCTCCAGGATCTTAAGTCAACAGAGTTGTCTCTAGAATcatctgaagaagaagctggGAAAGATATTAGGGAACTGATGCGACAAAGCACATCTTCTTCTGTGTCTTCTGATGAGATCAGAGATTTCCACTTTGCAGCCCTAAAGCTCCAGCTCTCAACACCTGAAGCCGTTGCGGTAGAGAGAAGGTCCTTAAAGTCGCTTTATGGGAAGCTAGGCGAGTGTGAAGGGAACAAGAGACAGATTCTGAAGTATCTCCTCTGCCTCCTGAAGAAGCATGAGAAAATCATATGGAGAGATCACAAAGATAACTCTCTCACACTGCATCAGTCTTCGAAtgattctgtgtgtgctggtgttGCAGATGCCGGGTGTTCTGAGGAATACAATGCAACACTTCCCGAGCATTTCAAATGCCCTCTTTCTCTTACCGTGATGTATGATCCTGTCATCATTTCTTCGGGCCACACGTTTGAGAGGATGTCGATTCAGAAATGGTTTGAATGTAATGATTCATGTCCTGTATCGAAAAGGATACTGGATGATTTCACATTGCAGTCCAACGTAGCAATGAAGGATCAGATATCAAAATGGTGCTCCAAGAAGGGTCTTGATGTTCAAGATCCAGCAATGAAGCACGTAAACGCTTCACATAATCTTGACTTCTCCATTCCTAGTTTTTCAAGTCCTCTGTACAATATCTCAGACCTCAGCTGTTTCAGGAGTAGTGACATCAGTTCTAGCTTCTCCACTGAATCAGAAACAGAAATCAGAGATTCTACTCACAGCGAGTGGGAGATAGAACCCTTATGTGAACTCAGTAAGCTTCCATGGAATGCGCAGGTCAAGGTTGTTCAAGATGTAAGAAGTCTTTTTGAGCAAGATTCTAAGGCTGCTCGGTCTATGTCGCCGAGTAAATTTATTGAGCCACTTGTCACATTCTTGAAGAATGCTCATGAAAGAAATGGCACTGACGTAGTAAAGGATGGATTGGAGTTATTATTGACTTTCCTCAGTGGAAACCGAAGGGCTATAGACTCTCTGGGAGAAGAAGTATTTGAAATGTTGTGTGTCTTTCTCGGGTCTGAGTTAGTAGCTGAAGAAACTCTAAACGTACTCGAGGTTCTCTCTAACCACCCACACAGTCTCTCCAAGATAACTTCAACAGGCTCTCTCTCTTGCCTTTTGAAGATCGCTGAGTCTGGAGCAGAAAATCTTCAAGAACAAGCAATGATCACACTCAAGAAGCTGTGTTCAAGCAATGAGATTTGTCTGGAAATGGTCTCTCTCGGTTTTGTCCAGAAGTTAACATCTTTCTTGCAACAAAACGTCTTCAGCAAACACTCAATCATCATGCTGAAGAATCTCTGCAACACGGAGAAAGGTCGGGTTTGTGTAACCGAAACCCCGGGTTGTTTAGCTTCAATATCTGATTTATTGGACTCAAATGTTTCCGAGGAGGTAGAGAATGCAATCTCCATTCTCCTCCAGCTCTGTGTGGAGAAGATAGAGTATTGCTATCTTGTGGTGAGAGAAGGCCTTAATATCTACTCATCTCTTCTCTTGATATCCAACAACGGAACCGAGGAAGCGAAGGTGGGTGCATCTGAATTGCTTAGAGCTCTTGAAGAAGtagaagaagtagaagaagaagaagaatcctcCACACCACAAGAAGAAGCAACTACTTCACAG CTTCAGAATCTGAGTTACTGGAAGCAAATGTTCCCAAGGAGTTAG